A genome region from Alkalimarinus coralli includes the following:
- a CDS encoding GDSL-type esterase/lipase family protein has product MNSTFQRNRALPSLVIALLFAVLAGCGSSKLEPIPKNGTILAFGDSLTVGVGTTEANSYPSVLAELTGLTVINSGVSGETTDNGLIRLREVLDNTNPDLLILLEGGNDILRNRNMSETKANLAAMIELAQSRDIPVVLIGVPQKALFSNSAPLYGELADECQLVFDDSLIAELQRSPSMKSDHVHFNEEGYRKMASDIFELLEDNGALQ; this is encoded by the coding sequence ATGAATAGCACCTTTCAGAGAAATCGTGCCCTTCCTTCACTTGTTATCGCTCTTTTATTTGCAGTATTAGCTGGCTGCGGCTCTTCCAAGCTGGAGCCTATTCCAAAAAACGGCACTATTCTGGCATTTGGTGACAGCCTGACCGTGGGTGTTGGAACGACCGAAGCTAATAGTTACCCTTCAGTACTCGCAGAACTGACCGGGCTAACGGTGATTAACTCAGGCGTTTCTGGTGAAACCACTGACAATGGGTTAATACGGCTAAGAGAGGTTTTAGACAATACAAACCCTGACCTGTTAATTCTGCTGGAAGGTGGCAACGATATTCTTCGAAATCGGAATATGAGTGAAACAAAGGCGAACCTGGCAGCAATGATTGAACTCGCGCAAAGCCGAGATATACCTGTCGTATTGATTGGTGTGCCGCAAAAGGCGCTGTTTTCCAACTCAGCACCGCTCTATGGTGAGCTTGCAGATGAATGTCAGCTCGTCTTTGATGACTCGTTAATTGCCGAACTGCAACGCAGCCCATCAATGAAATCTGACCATGTTCATTTTAATGAAGAAGGGTATCGCAAAATGGCCAGCGATATTTTTGAGTTGTTAGAAGATAATGGGGCGTTGCAGTGA
- a CDS encoding low molecular weight protein tyrosine phosphatase family protein yields the protein MDESKRNILFICSKNQWRSPTAETIWRKHPSLNVRSAGTSQKARKTVNAKDIAWADVIFVMEEKHKNRLKADFSRMLSHKTIYVLDIPDEYQYMDSNLIDELESTVAPLLDV from the coding sequence ATGGACGAAAGCAAAAGAAATATTTTATTCATCTGTAGTAAAAACCAGTGGCGAAGCCCTACCGCCGAAACTATCTGGCGCAAGCATCCATCGTTAAATGTGCGGTCGGCTGGAACGAGTCAAAAGGCGAGAAAAACAGTTAACGCAAAAGATATTGCCTGGGCCGATGTTATCTTTGTTATGGAAGAGAAGCACAAAAACCGGCTTAAAGCTGACTTTTCCCGAATGCTGTCACACAAGACGATCTATGTTCTCGATATACCGGATGAATACCAGTATATGGATTCAAACCTGATTGATGAGCTGGAATCCACCGTAGCGCCGCTGTTAGATGTCTAA